The Maridesulfovibrio hydrothermalis AM13 = DSM 14728 DNA window ACTAATCATATAGAACGAACCTTCTCAATTATCTTCCGTTGTAAGCGGCGGAGATCCTCCAACAGAGCTTCAACATCAATACGGTGCTCGTCATCATCAAGAATCCACATCTTCAGTAAACCGCCTAGACGACCCTGATCGGCATTCAACTTAAGAAGCTCTAAACGGGCCTGCTGATCAGTACGGCTTTTTATTTCATGGCCAAGACATACGGCCTTCATAAAAGCAGACATTGACAGGCTGCACTGCTTTGCGGTCGCACTGATCTGATCATATTCCTCTTTAGATACGTAGGTCTTAATGACTTGCTTCTTTGAGGGCATCTACTTTTCCCGAGTGCTTATTGATGCCTTCCCAGATAAGACTTATTGCATGGGGGACATGAGACTTTGGTAACTCCTTCAGCGATTTAAGGCCCATGACCTTGCATATGGAGGCAAGCAACTTTTTACGTGGTGTGTTTCCGCAATAAGCCCAGTAATCAAGCAGTCCATGAACCGTTTCCAGATCTTTCGCCGAGCAGGCGTTCACACCACGCATTTTAGGAGGAACTGCATAGAGGCACATATTGAGATAAGTCCATGCACTATCCAAAGCCAGTTTATCCATTTCATAAATATCGGAAACTCTGATTTCCCCTTCAATCTGCCTTTTGCCCTGTTCCCAGCTGATATTTTCAAGATAGCACCAATAGCGTGCAGCACCTTCAAATGATTTCACGGCTTTCGGCTTTGCTTTCTTAAATCTGATATTTGCCTCGACCTGCGGTGGTACTATTTTCAACTTGGCCTCCATGGCATTGAAGGCCTCAAGAAATTTAATTTTCCACTCCATAGCCTTCTTGCCGGTAAACCCCATTGCAAGCAGGGAAAAACCGTCACGAGTCATGTTGAAAGCAGGCTCTTTTCGGATAGCTCCATTAGGTCCAGGAACATCACGGAACGTGGCCTGAAAATTGAGGACACGATAGTCATCTGGAATCTCCAGCTCATTTATGGATTGCAGGACATTATCATGACGTTTTTTAAAAAGTTCAGCCACGACTAAAGAGGAAACCACTGGTTGATTGTTTTCCATAATCACTTCAACTACGTCTTTTACTGCCTTGTTTTTACTAGCTTTTTTATTCATCACTTATACCCCGTGTTAAAATTTATGATGCAAGTCCAAGTTTGGACTGACCTTAATTTCAGCAACATCTTACGTTGAGCCGCAGGCGAATAAGTCAACCTCAGCCCACAGGCTGGGCAGGACGTAAGGTCGTCCACTTTGAAAAAGTGGCCCTACCTTACCTGTCCTGCCTTCGGACTCCGGGATATTATATGTGATTTTACGTTATTTTGACAAGAATTAAAAAAAATAACCAATAATAACAGATAGTAACCTATAGTAACTTAAAATAACCTAAAGTAACCTAAAATAACTTTAGTGAAGCGATCCTCCCCAAAGAAGACCTGCATACTGGCCCATGGAACCGAAGATAAAATTACTGATGCCAGAACACAGAACTCCATAGAACTCTCGGACAATGCCATGACTCGTCCAGAAGGAGACTGAAATCTGGTCCATGGGGAAATGATGACCTTTGCCAATCCGGATTTTGACTTGCCGCCCACTGTTCGACTGGAGGGTAGGCCCGAACGGCCATAGGATGTATCAGCGGGTATTAGTGGTGTCTGAAATGAAAAATTGACTGTAACCATTACATCAGCCCCTTCTACCCATAATTTTTGATGTGATGTATAACTCACTCCTCAACCTAGAAGGAGTGTTTATGTTTAAAAATATTGGCAGCAGAGCGAGCAAGGGAAATTATTGGCAGGATCATGTAAAGCTGGTTAGTCTAGAGATAGTAAATCTTTGACTCCATACTCTGTACATTCTAGACTTACTTTTTTCAGGCCTATATTGATTCAGCTACTGGAGCAAAAGAGGGATAGACTTTCTGTCTTTACTGAATAGGACTTGTTTACCGATTTGTGCAATATTTTATGTTTGTTATTGAGTAGGTTGTTTTTGGGGTTATATGTTTAAAACAGTAGAGACTTGATATGATAGAATATTTACCACTAGAACGGGATATAGAAACAAAAGCTGTTCTTAAAAAGCTTGCTATAGCCGAGCGCGCACTCGGAACTCTACGTGGTGTTGCCAGCAAAGTTCCGAATGAAGATATTTTGGTTAACACCTTATTTTTGCAAGAGGCGAAGGCCAGTAGTGAAATAGAGAATATCGTAACAACACATGATGAAATCTTTAAGGCCCAGCTCGAAATAGGGCATAATTTAGCAGCTAAAGAGGTAGAAAATTATTCTCATGCTCTTAGGGAAGGTTTTTCCATTGTTAAAGAGCAGCAGCTTCTGACCACAAATACTGTTTGCACCATTCAAAAGCGGCTGGAAAATAATAATGCAGGGCTGCGCCGACAGAGCGGAACCACGCTAAAAAATATTAGCGGAGAGGTTGTTTACACTCCACCTCAAGATTATGATGAAATTGTTTGCCTGATGTCTAATTTAGAGAAGTTTATCAATGATACCGATTTGTCCGATCTGAATCCACTTGTTAAAATGGCAGTTATTCATCATCAATTTGAAAGTATTCACCCGTTTTATGATGGAAACGGGCGTACTGGACGTATCATTAATATTCTTTACCTTGTTCTGACTGGTTTACTGGATACTCCGGTTCTTTATTTAAGCGGATATATTATAGATACTAAAAAGCAGTATTACGATTTGTTGCAAAAGGTACGTGATGAGAGAGATTGGGAAGAGTGGATACTTTATATATTGACCGGAGTTATTTTAACATCACAGGAGACTGTTTTGTTGATAGAGAAGATAATCGCGCTCATGCAGGATTATAAGCATTCTATCCGGGATAGGTTTCATAAGATGTATAGTCAGGATTTAATTAATAATTTGTTTAAATATCCTTACACTAAAATAGACTTTTTAGAGCAGGCACTCGGAGTGCATAGGCAAACTGCCGCTAAGTATTTAAATAGTCTGGCAAATGAGGGCTTTTTGAGTAAGGTTTCTTTGGGTAAAAGTAATTATTACCTTAATACAAAGCTTATAGAAATATTAAAAAGTAGATAGCTGCATCAGTACCGGTTTCGGGCAAATTAAATATATGTCGAAAGAATGGTTGTTTTTCGACGTGAGAACAAAACGTGTCGAAAAAAACGGCTTTTCTCGACATGAGTAACAAAGCGTGTCGATAAGTCTGGCCAATGGACTTTTGCTCCGGCATATGACCTCACATATTCTCATGGCCCTAATGGGGAGCAGTCTACTCTGGTAATGGGAGAGGGGCGAAGTCCAGATAAAGAACACTTATTGGCTCTGGCTGGTGTTGCAAATATCAGTGCGAAAAAATCTAAGCAGTGTATTGAGCAGGTACAGGATAGCTTGGCCGGATTTGAAAAACTGGCTGGAGAGTATGGTGTTTTTGTTGATCTAGGCCTTCGGATATGAGGGGGTGTGGAAGGGATGTTTACGCAGTAAAAAATAATAATAGCAAGTAGTTAGCAATTTAAATTTGTTATAAACTTTCACATTTATAAAGCCGCAATGCCAAATAAGGGATTGCGGCTTTGTTGCGTCAAAACCCATACCGATATGGATACCTCTTTTGAGAGATGGATCGCTGCTTGATGATGATAACCTTGATCTGTCAAAACCCATACCGATATGGATACCTCTTTTGAGGTCAAGCAAATTAAGCAAGTGGTTGAGGCAGCAGTGTCAAAACCCATACCGATATGGATACCTCTTTTGAGATTCATATTTATCCTCTATTTAGTTAGAGGTTCAGTCAAAACCCATACCGATATGGATACCTCTTTTGAGGCTATGGATTTTATCTACCTTATTTCCAACTACTTGCAAAGCTGTTTTCAGCTATGTCCGAAAAAATAACACTTTTCCACAGCCATTTTTGGTACATAGCAAAACGTTTTGGGTTTTGCATTTTTTTATCTGCTATTTTGAGTAGTTATAAAACGCCATAAAATACCAAAAAAAGTTTTCCACAGGATAAATGTCAAAATAAAGTTGAGGGGCCACTCAGTTTTTTTGAATTACCTTTTCAATAAATATCTGGTTGAAGGATTAAATATATTTTGCAACGTCCAACCACCTTCTGAGCAACTTGAGAAGCCCTTAAAGCTAACGTTAAAGTTCACTTTAATAAATAATTACTGAGGGGCAATGAAGGGGGCAACAAAAAATGAAATAATTATAAAAGTTGTTTAGTTTAAATGTGTTAGTGAGCAATTAAAAATCCCTCCCTCTCCGCCATATTTCATATTCACTTCATTTCAGGAAGTGCCTAAAGCCCTGCTAACGCAGGGCTTTTTTGTTTTCTAGGTTTCACGAGATTCCATGTGGTAGGTTGATACAGACCTTTTTATTGAGTAAGAGTTTGAGTAACCAGTTTTTTGGCTAAAATGTTACTCAACTTTTAACGCATGGACTCTTAAATGCCTTTAACTATAAAACAAATTGAATCATCCAAGCCCAAGAAGAAGCTATACCGAATCTCCGACAACAACGGTCTTTGTTTAGAAATTACTCCTAACGGGTCTAAAAGGTGGCGGCTCCGCTATCAATTTAATCGCAAAGCAAAAATGCTCTCTTTAGGATTGTATCCAGAAGTAAATTTAAAAGATGCTCGCAATCTAGTGTTTGAGATGCGCCAGTCTCTAGCGAAAGGATTAGACCCATCCCAAGAGCGACAAGAGCAGAGGGCGAAGGTAGACGGCAGTTATAGTTTCAAAGCTATTGCAGATAAATGGTTTGCGAAAAAATCATTAACTCTGACAAACAAAAAAGACAGACAAACGATATACGGCAGACTAGTAAATCATGTATTTCCTTTCATGGCCGATAAATCCATTTTTGAAATAACGAATAAAGATATGGTTGCGATCCTTGAGCGTTTGGAAGCCATGAATCTGCACGAGACAGCCAAGCGAGTTAATTTAACTTGCGTACATATTTTTAATTATGCTCGCGTATCAAATCCAGAATTGAGTAACCCTGCTAGCGATACCAAAGCGTTACTCATTCCCGCATCAAAAAGAGTTAAACATTTTCCTGCCATCACGAAACCTTCGGAGATTAAAAAACTTCTGCGGAAGATAAAAAATTTCAATGGAACTTTCAGTGTTGCTCAGGCATTAAAATTTATTCCGTATACCTTTGTGCGCTCTCGGGAATTACGCAGTGCCGAGTGGTCAGAAATTGATTGGGAAGCACGCGAGTGGCAAATTCCCGCTCATAAAATGAAAGCTCCGAGACCTCACATTGTTCCACTTTCCACACAGGTCATAGACATATTAAAGAAAACCCAACTTGTAACAGGGCATAATAAATATGTTTTTCACAGTGACCGTAGCAAGGAAGGGATATTAAGCGAGAATACCATAAATCAGGCCTTACGACGTATGGGGTACTCAAAGGATGAAATGTGCTGTCACGGGTTCAGGACTACAGCGAGTACCCGTCTAAATGAGGAATTAAAGTACATGCCAGACGTCATAGAGCGTCAATTGGCCCACGGTGAGGCAAATAAGGTTCGGGACGCTTACAACCGTGCTGAGTACTTAGAGGAACGTCATAAGATGATGCAGGAGTGGGCTGACTATTTGGATGGGCTGGCGGGATAAGTGCCAGCCTACTTTCGATGTTTAATCTTTGGCACTATTCGGATACTCCATTGGACAGAATGATTCCTCTTGTCTTTTCTTATCTTCGTCTTTTTGGTGTTCATATGAATTGTAGAAATTCTTAAGAAGGACTCGACCAACATCTTCATTTATATCAAAAAGGTTTACCGTCTTTGAATCTATTACTCGATCCTCACGCTCAAGATGCCAAAAGTTTAAGACAGCATTGAGAGTTACAAAACCTAAGAAAGTACAAAGAAGCTCAGAATGAGAACTATTCAAAATGTTTACAAATATGGATTGTGACCGTGACATGATGATGTCGCATGTCATTGCGAGAATAAAAAAGAATGACATTAACAGCCTATGATTACGTTCTTCAACTTCTTTTCGGTAGTCTTTAAGCATCATATATGCCGCGTCATTAGCCTGATATAGGGCTATCCGCTCAAGGTTAGAGTATGGGACACTTGGAAAGTTTTTGTTGAAAGTCCAGCGACTAGGCTCTTTGAAGCTGCATTTGATTGCTTCTAGTGTTGAGTATACATGAACTCCAAATATTTGGATAAATGAGTATGCTACCAATAAATAAAAAAACTCAATGTATTTTAGCTGGTTGAAATTAGCTTGTAGCTCAAAGATAGTGAAATTGTGGAACTTAACTAGGTACAAGTTAACCCCGAAGAGTATTGTAAGAAGAGTGAACAAGAACGAGGGTTTTTTAATTGCGCCTGAAGTCATGTTCTCAATAAATATGTTCATAGTGTTCTATCCCAAAGTGAAGTGTTAATTGATACTGAACTTTCCAATTTAATTGACAATGTAAGTGGTGGGTTTATTGTGTCAATATCCTTGGACGAAATTGTTATGAAATGGAGTGTTGTATGTCGGATAGAAATCGTTTGGGAGATGCCCCGATAGATAAAACTGTGTCAGCATTTAAAGCCGCATCAAGTATTGTTCCTGCTGGCGGTTTTTTTGCCGAGCTAGTTACGACATTTATTCCCAACCAGCGGATAGATAGGATAGAGACGTTTATAAAAAGGCTTGATGACCGGATTGAACTTCTTGAAGAGAAAGAAGCAAAAAGATTTCATGAAAGGAAAGCTAACCCAGAATATGTATCATTGTTTGAAGATGGTGCTTTTCATGCTGCTAGAAGTCCTTCAGAGGATAGGATTAAATATAATTCGTCTGCGGTTATTAATGGCATGACAAGTGAACATATCTCTGCTGTTGAGGCTAGACATTTGTTGGGTCTTTTGAATGAAATTAATGATATTGAGATGGTCTGGCTCTGTCATTTTTCACATAAGCGAGAACTTGGTGTTCCTAATGAATATTATGAAAAACATTATGACATTTTGAAGCCTATTTCACGATCGCTAGGTCAAGCTGATGAAATGTATGAAGCTGCCGCTCTCCAAGATAGTTATAAGGATCATCTTGAACGGCTTAAGCTGATAGAGCTATCCAATAAAAGTCATTATGCGACAACGTTAGGAAGGATGGTGCTGGAATTGGCAGGATTGGCGTAACCAAGTTAATTTTTGAATAAGGAATCTTAGAATGGCAAAACTTGATGTTTTTAATCCCATAGTTTCCGAAGATAAGCAGCATCCTAATTTTAAGGCGATGGTAAACGAGATCAATGGTGCAACCAGAGAGGTTATTACTGGGTGGACTGACGGTTTTGTTGATAGGGACAATAAGATCATTAAGGAGTTTCAAACGACTTTCAATTCATCTTTTTGGGAGTTTTATTTAAATGCTTGTTTTCGCCAATTAGGATTTGAAATTGATTATTCACATGATCGCCCTGACTTTATGGTGTCAAAAGACGGTCATGAGTTTGCTATGGAAGCTACCATTGCAAGTCATCCTGATGGAGGAACTCCAGAATGGGAGAAGAGGTTTGCTGGGCTTGCAGATAGTTATTCTAAAGATAGTCTTTTTCAGATTATATATTTAGCAACAATTCGTTTAGCTAATGCAATTAAAAGTAAACATACGCATTATGTTAACAAGTATAGCCAGCTAGAGCATGTAAAAGGTAAGCCATACATTATTTGCCTTGCTCCGTTTGAGCAGCCGTTATTTTTCGCGCAGGCAGATGCAGCGATAAGAAAAGTTTTGTATAAGTATAGTGCCCCCTTGTATGTTAAAGATGAAGCCACTGGAGATATTAGAATTGTTGGCGAAGAATATACCGACAATGTAGTCAAAAGTACCGGGGCAAATATTCCACTGGGTTTGTTTCTCGATGATGGAATGAAGGAGATTAGTGCTGTTATTTTTAGTAATACAGCAACAATGACAAAGGCTAAGGCTTTGAATAGTTTAAAACATCCAAATACTTTTTTTCAAGCAATTAGATATAATCCTAATAGTTGGGATAAACCGTATTATCATTGTGGTCAGGGGGGAGAGTATCGTGAGACATTATTGGATGGATTACATATTTTCTTAAATCCTTATGCTGAACATCCATTTGATCCTGATGTTTTATACAGTGATGAAATCTCGTTGCATGATTTTGATATGCAAGAAAATAGTCCATTAGAGTTTATTAACGAAGGTGCTCTCTTTGCTCATCAGTGCATAACTCTTGTCCCTACAGATAAAGTTGGCAATTTGGATTCCTTAAAAGCGGATGTAGAGTTTAAAGATTACTCATTTAAATGGGAAGAAGGGACGTTGTATCAAATTTCAGCTAATGTTGGTCTTGGCATAGATAATCATTTGGCTCATTATAAGGGATGGACTCTTGCTGTGTTTAAGGATTCAATTGACAATGATTGGGGTGCGTTTGCTAAAGGTAAAGAAGTTAGCACCATGCAAGAGTTTTTGTCATTGTCTGATACATATAAAATGTTGCCAAGCTCCGATTTTTATTCAAATAAGGAAGAAGCTTTTGCAGATATAAAGAAGGTTGTTGACCTAGAATTGATAAAGTAAGGAGGTGAGTAATGATATATTTTGTAGCAATTCACACTTCATATTGTGACTCTGGAGCCTTACAACACCCCCAACGTATACAATATAATAACCACCCCAAGCAAAACCCCAGTCATCGAAAAAAGAAACATAGCTCCTAAATTTATATAGGTGTTTTTTCGCGCTTCATTTTGCATATAGTTATAGACTTCGCATGCCTCCTCATGGGCTTTTCCGGCTTGCTTGTTGACTAGGTTACATATCGCTATACAATGCTTTACGTCTTTTTCTAATAATTTCACGGCCTTAATGGGAAAATCCTTTGTTTCTTCGATGGTTTTTTCTACTGTCCGAGTTGATTCCTTGATTACTTTTTGAAATTCTCTCAAAAG harbors:
- a CDS encoding plasmid mobilization protein, with the protein product MPSKKQVIKTYVSKEEYDQISATAKQCSLSMSAFMKAVCLGHEIKSRTDQQARLELLKLNADQGRLGGLLKMWILDDDEHRIDVEALLEDLRRLQRKIIEKVRSI
- a CDS encoding Rha family transcriptional regulator; this encodes MNKKASKNKAVKDVVEVIMENNQPVVSSLVVAELFKKRHDNVLQSINELEIPDDYRVLNFQATFRDVPGPNGAIRKEPAFNMTRDGFSLLAMGFTGKKAMEWKIKFLEAFNAMEAKLKIVPPQVEANIRFKKAKPKAVKSFEGAARYWCYLENISWEQGKRQIEGEIRVSDIYEMDKLALDSAWTYLNMCLYAVPPKMRGVNACSAKDLETVHGLLDYWAYCGNTPRKKLLASICKVMGLKSLKELPKSHVPHAISLIWEGINKHSGKVDALKEASH
- a CDS encoding Fic family protein; the encoded protein is MIEYLPLERDIETKAVLKKLAIAERALGTLRGVASKVPNEDILVNTLFLQEAKASSEIENIVTTHDEIFKAQLEIGHNLAAKEVENYSHALREGFSIVKEQQLLTTNTVCTIQKRLENNNAGLRRQSGTTLKNISGEVVYTPPQDYDEIVCLMSNLEKFINDTDLSDLNPLVKMAVIHHQFESIHPFYDGNGRTGRIINILYLVLTGLLDTPVLYLSGYIIDTKKQYYDLLQKVRDERDWEEWILYILTGVILTSQETVLLIEKIIALMQDYKHSIRDRFHKMYSQDLINNLFKYPYTKIDFLEQALGVHRQTAAKYLNSLANEGFLSKVSLGKSNYYLNTKLIEILKSR
- a CDS encoding tyrosine-type recombinase/integrase; this translates as MPLTIKQIESSKPKKKLYRISDNNGLCLEITPNGSKRWRLRYQFNRKAKMLSLGLYPEVNLKDARNLVFEMRQSLAKGLDPSQERQEQRAKVDGSYSFKAIADKWFAKKSLTLTNKKDRQTIYGRLVNHVFPFMADKSIFEITNKDMVAILERLEAMNLHETAKRVNLTCVHIFNYARVSNPELSNPASDTKALLIPASKRVKHFPAITKPSEIKKLLRKIKNFNGTFSVAQALKFIPYTFVRSRELRSAEWSEIDWEAREWQIPAHKMKAPRPHIVPLSTQVIDILKKTQLVTGHNKYVFHSDRSKEGILSENTINQALRRMGYSKDEMCCHGFRTTASTRLNEELKYMPDVIERQLAHGEANKVRDAYNRAEYLEERHKMMQEWADYLDGLAG